In Bradyrhizobium guangxiense, one DNA window encodes the following:
- a CDS encoding YeiH family protein, whose translation MAPCKDLPKSSKVDAPAGRLVALLPGILLCVLLTLLSIGIQEAEEHIFQHPYVEALVIAILLGMMIRSVSTTSERWKVGIAFSAKQLLEVAVMLLGASISFGAILPSGLFLIAAIVGTVAVTLAVSFGLSRMLGLPTKLSLLIASGNSICGNSAIAAVAPVIGADGDDIASSISFTAVLGVLMVLGLPLLIPLLELSATQYGILAGLTVYAVPQVLAATVPAGIVSTQIGTVVKLVRVLMLGPLVVGLSLVAPRLRGEVAPGKRINLIKLVPWFIIGFLVLAGLRSLQIIPSSVAAPVAKLASVLTVVSMSALGLGVDIRVLSKAGGKVTIAVTLSLILLLAMSLGLVQLFK comes from the coding sequence ATGGCTCCATGCAAAGATCTTCCCAAATCGAGCAAGGTAGACGCGCCTGCCGGTCGTTTGGTTGCATTGCTTCCCGGCATCCTCTTATGCGTGCTCCTGACGCTGCTGTCGATTGGAATCCAGGAGGCCGAGGAGCACATCTTCCAACATCCCTATGTTGAAGCCTTGGTCATCGCCATCCTGCTCGGGATGATGATCCGCAGCGTCTCAACTACTTCCGAGCGCTGGAAGGTCGGAATCGCCTTCAGCGCGAAACAACTTCTCGAAGTGGCCGTGATGCTGCTCGGGGCCTCGATCAGCTTTGGGGCAATCCTGCCTTCCGGATTATTTCTGATTGCCGCGATCGTCGGAACGGTTGCGGTCACGCTTGCCGTGAGTTTCGGCCTCAGCCGCATGCTCGGCCTACCCACTAAGCTTTCGCTCCTGATCGCCTCCGGAAATTCCATTTGCGGCAATTCCGCGATCGCCGCGGTCGCCCCCGTTATAGGGGCAGATGGCGATGATATCGCGTCATCGATTTCCTTCACCGCGGTCCTTGGCGTGCTGATGGTGCTCGGGCTTCCACTGCTCATTCCACTCTTGGAGCTCTCGGCTACTCAGTACGGGATTCTCGCCGGCCTCACCGTGTACGCCGTTCCCCAGGTGCTTGCCGCGACCGTTCCGGCAGGAATCGTCAGCACTCAAATTGGCACCGTGGTGAAGCTCGTTCGGGTCCTCATGCTAGGGCCGTTGGTGGTCGGCTTGTCGCTTGTCGCACCACGCCTGCGTGGCGAAGTCGCGCCCGGCAAGCGCATTAACCTCATCAAATTGGTACCTTGGTTCATCATCGGCTTCTTGGTACTGGCCGGCCTTCGTTCGTTGCAGATCATACCCAGCAGCGTTGCCGCCCCCGTTGCGAAGCTCGCCAGCGTGCTAACCGTAGTCTCCATGTCCGCACTCGGGCTGGGTGTCGATATCCGGGTGCTTTCGAAGGCCGGCGGGAAAGTCACGATTGCGGTGACCTTGTCTCTGATACTTCTGCTCGCGATGAGCCTCGGCCTGGTTCAACTCTTCAAGTGA
- a CDS encoding CaiB/BaiF CoA transferase family protein has translation MKAVPKQFEPEAAGALNGVRVVDLSRLVAGNMLTLQLADFGAEVIKIEDIVSGDPLRAWRVNDVSIHWKTYARNKKSVALDLRDERGRTILSDLLATADVLVENFRPGGLEKLGLLPEVLRAQNAGLIIVRISGWGQTGPYRDRPGFGTLVEGMSGFASRNGFPDRPPLLPPATLADMVAGIYGFGATMVALRHREVSGGNGQVIDLPLLDPLFSLLGPEAGIYQLTQQVRPRTGSRSLTGAPRNTFRTSDSRWIAISASMQVVAERLFRTIGRPDMIVDPRFLTNSDRIKNADACEEPIAEFIAARTLEDNMSIFERADVTAAPIYDIDQFLDDPHVQAREIVVGLPDSELGTVLMHNVVPRLETTPGRIRMPAPDLGQHTFAILRSLGITQARLEELREAGVIVQAKPSSQ, from the coding sequence ATGAAGGCCGTACCTAAGCAGTTCGAGCCAGAGGCTGCTGGCGCGCTTAACGGCGTCCGTGTCGTGGACCTTTCGCGTCTGGTCGCCGGGAATATGCTCACCCTGCAGCTCGCCGACTTCGGAGCCGAAGTCATCAAGATTGAGGACATCGTCTCGGGCGACCCTCTGCGCGCTTGGCGGGTCAACGATGTCAGCATCCATTGGAAGACCTACGCCCGGAACAAGAAGAGTGTCGCGCTAGACCTTCGCGACGAGAGAGGTCGGACGATCCTATCGGATCTGCTCGCGACGGCGGACGTGCTGGTCGAGAACTTCAGACCCGGAGGTCTGGAAAAGCTGGGTTTGTTGCCCGAGGTCCTTCGAGCACAGAATGCAGGACTGATCATCGTGAGAATCTCGGGATGGGGGCAGACCGGTCCCTATCGGGACAGGCCCGGCTTCGGCACTCTGGTCGAAGGCATGTCAGGCTTCGCTTCCCGCAACGGATTCCCTGATCGACCTCCGCTGCTGCCACCCGCCACGCTCGCCGATATGGTCGCGGGCATTTACGGATTTGGGGCAACCATGGTTGCGCTCAGGCATCGAGAAGTGAGCGGGGGTAACGGCCAGGTTATCGACTTGCCCTTGTTAGATCCGCTTTTTTCCCTCCTCGGTCCCGAAGCCGGAATCTATCAACTAACACAGCAGGTACGCCCGCGGACCGGCAGTCGATCGCTTACCGGAGCGCCGCGCAACACATTCCGTACCAGCGACTCTCGCTGGATCGCAATCTCCGCCTCGATGCAAGTTGTGGCCGAGAGGTTGTTCCGGACTATCGGTCGCCCTGACATGATCGTGGATCCCCGATTTTTGACGAACTCTGATCGCATCAAAAACGCCGATGCTTGCGAGGAGCCTATCGCGGAATTCATTGCCGCGCGGACGCTTGAAGATAACATGAGTATATTCGAGCGGGCAGACGTAACTGCTGCACCAATCTACGACATCGATCAATTCTTGGATGACCCCCATGTTCAAGCTCGCGAAATCGTCGTTGGGTTACCGGACTCCGAACTCGGAACGGTTTTAATGCACAACGTGGTCCCGAGGCTCGAAACTACGCCCGGAAGGATTCGGATGCCCGCTCCGGATCTCGGTCAACACACGTTTGCGATTCTGCGCTCCCTCGGCATCACGCAGGCCCGGTTGGAAGAACTGCGCGAGGCTGGCGTCATCGTGCAGGCTAAGCCATCATCCCAATGA